One region of Plasmodium gaboni strain SY75 chromosome 6, whole genome shotgun sequence genomic DNA includes:
- a CDS encoding hypothetical protein (conserved Plasmodium protein, unknown function) has protein sequence MSSYNNGFNSSNNYATQSYDNKGNDMNRINNNMYFNEDRYYNNNALMYNNNNNMNNNNMNNNNNMNNSNYNNNYYNANYGMVNPYTNNMVSGNYYNNDNQYILNKKTARILYIYNMANEYKDENFIYSLCYIYGDIESVNYMKGKNLFIIKFVSTDSALNAYNYLPSYFNNAQFELRNESKKISYFNDMVNSNKYVSPNITEKKFLSLSADKRQEIMNIKQKELLRKCNDKLNEYINMYNDKNTNEENKQNLETLIKHIKARIEVLNNNQCGNVYNGINGGGSDNINNMNYVNGMNNMNNMVNINYNNNDGSTYNNYNNFTRNNHNSTTIKINSLNNIRDNEELSKYIISNNSIFLNEHISYFSLFSFGEKYAIIKYNNENIAKIVFENCNVCNINVDFVQDDNDNDQYNNGGMN, from the coding sequence atgagtTCTTACAATAATGGTTTTAATAGCTCAAATAACTACGCTACGCAAAGTTATGATAATAAAGGGAATGATATGAATCgtattaataataatatgtattttaatGAAGACCGatattataacaataatgcgttaatgtataataataataataatatgaataataacaatatgaataataataataatatgaataactctaattataataacaattattataatgCAAATTATGGGATGGTTAACCCATACACAAATAATATGGTATCTggaaattattataacaatgataaccaatatatattaaataagaAAACAGCAAGgattttatatatctataatatggcaaatgaatataaagatgaaaattttatatatagtttatgttatatttatggAGATATTGAAAGtgtaaattatatgaaaggcaaaaatttatttattataaaatttgtGTCTACAGATAGTGCTTTAAATGCCTATAATTATTTGCCAAgttattttaataatgcTCAATTTGAATTAAGAAATGAATCGAAAAAAATTAGTTATTTTAACGATATGGTTAATagtaataaatatgtgTCTCCAAATATAACagaaaagaaatttttatctttaaGTGCTGATAAAAGACAGGaaattatgaatattaaacaaaaggagttattaagaaaatgtaatgataaattaaatgaatatataaacatgtacaatgataaaaatacaaatgaagaaaataaacaaaatttGGAAACGttaataaaacatataaaagCCAGAATTGAAGTgttaaataataatcaatGTGGAAATGTATATAATGGAATAAATGGTGGAGGTAGTgacaatataaataatatgaactATGTAAATGgtatgaataatatgaataatatggtcaatataaattataataataatgatgggtccacttataataattacaatAACTTTACAAGAAACAATCATAATAGTACTACTATAAAAATTAACTCATTAAACAATATTAGAGATAATGAAGAATTGAgcaaatatattataagtaacaattctatttttttaaatgagcatatatcatatttttctttattttcatttggTGAGAAATATGctattataaaatataataatgaaaacATTGCAAAAATTGTTTTTGAGAATTGTAATGTGTGTAATATTAATGTAGATTTTGTTCAGgatgataatgataatgatcAGTATAACAACGGAGGAATGAActag
- a CDS encoding putative mitochondrial chaperone BCS1, protein MQKLIRTKNGEGLGESEKNINLSIDENSGFFESIFKNIRKNEYFNAGVGIISVGALVTVVNRLNSCVYQAVKKNIFTSLEITINDNAYYWILEYIVKKGVISRHLSLKTQMTNEKNKKNVLFSFLPSVGNHLLFYDNHFIFVERSRDKNMISEVNRSIPFENIKLSTFIWSKYIFEKILNDAKLYIEKKEEGKTLVYKSFGPEWRPFGTPKNKRPINSVILPENLNEYIINDIQTFLNSSKWYIDKGIPYRRCYLLHGPPGCGKSSLITALAGYFDFNICTININDIYLTDDRFIHLLATIPPKTILILEDIDFIFINDPIMKYTNNDPNSSSNSSIFTGTNNNNTIKTLGVSYSGLLNALDGIVATEERIIFMTTNNIEKLPPTLIRPGRVDMKILIPYANTYQYKKMFLRFFPDHHELSNKFAKIFENFHLSMAEIQSFFLFSKVDPYKTVQNAEEWVRTYAQAKEKKE, encoded by the coding sequence atgCAAAAATTGATAAGAACAAAAAATGGTGAAGGTCTTGGGGAGagtgaaaaaaatataaatttaagTATAGACGAGAATAGTGGTTTTTTTGAAtcaatatttaaaaatataagaaaaaatgaatatttcAATGCAGGTGTTGGTATTATATCTGTAGGAGCTCTAGTTACTGTAGTGAATAGATTAAATAGTTGTGTGTATCAAGctgtaaaaaaaaatatatttacatcTCTTGAAATAActattaatgataatgCTTATTATTGGATTTTAGAATACATAGTAAAAAAAGGAGTAATTAGCAGACATTTAAGCTTAAAAACACAGATGACAAATGAGAAAAATAAGAAGAATGTTCTTTTCTCATTTTTACCAAGTGTAGGaaatcatttattattttatgataatcattttatatttgttgAAAGAAGTCgagataaaaatatgatatcTGAAGTTAACAGATCAATACCctttgaaaatataaaattaagTACCTTTATATGgtcaaaatatatatttgaaaaaatattaaatgatgcaaaattatatatagaaaaaaaagaagaaggAAAAACATTAGTATATAAAAGTTTTGGACCAGAGTGGAGACCATTTGGTACTCCCAAAAATAAAAGACCAATAAATTCCGTAATTTTACCAGAAAATCTAAACGAGTATATAATTAATGATATTCAAACATTTCTAAATTCAAGTAAATGGTATATTGATAAAGGGATACCTTATAGAAGATGTTATCTTTTACATGGTCCTCCAGGATGTGGAAAAAGTAGTCTTATAACAGCTCTAGCTGGttattttgattttaatatatgtactataaatattaatgatatatatttaacaGATGATAGatttatacatttattaGCAACTATACCACCTAAAACTATTTTAATACTAGAAGATAttgattttatttttattaacGATCctataatgaaatatacaaataatgaTCCAAACTCTTCATCAAATTCATCTATTTTTACAGGCAcaaacaataataatacaatcAAAACATTAGGAGTCTCATATAGTGGATTATTAAATGCTTTAGATGGTATTGTTGCAACAGAAgaaagaattatttttatgacaacaaataatattgaaaaatTACCACCTACCTTAATAAGACCAGGAAGAGTAGATATGAAAATACTTATACCTTATGCTAATACCTatcaatataaaaaaatgttcCTTCGCTTTTTTCCTGATCATCATGAACTCTCTAACAAATTCGCTAAGATATTCGAGAACTTCCATTTAAGCATGGCTGAAATACAatctttctttttattttctaagGTGGACCCTTATAAAACTGTTCAAAATGCCGAAGAATGGGTAAGGACTTATGCCCAGGCaaaggaaaaaaaagaatag
- a CDS encoding dihydroorotate dehydrogenase, mitochondrial precursor — protein MISKLKPQFMFSQKKHILSYSRKDVLKLLEQKFYYTNKKKESNNMNNESLLRLLIYDRYYNYNNNKIDSNNNYIKCKKILSTDTKYNYSPICKYNKKINDISYFSVPFKINIRNLGTSNFVKNKKDVIDNDYIYENIKKEKSKHKKIIFLLFVSLFGLYGFFESYNPEFFLYDIFLKFCLKYIDGEICHDLFLLLGKYNILPYDTSNDSIYASANIKHLDFINPFGVAAGFDKNGVCIDSILKLGFSFIEIGTITPKGQKGNPKPRIFRDVESRSVINSCGFNNMGCDKVTENLIHFRKRQEKDKLLSKHIVGVSIGKNKDTVNIVDDLKYCINKIGRYADYIAINVSSPNTPGLRDNQEAGKLKNIILSVKQEIDNLEKNNIVNDEKTYNEDKIGETKNFNKNNSDIMKDSNDKVLWFNTTKKKPLVFVKLAPDLNQEQKKEIAEVLLETNIDGMIISNTTTQINDIKSFENKKGGVSGAKLKDISTKFISEMYNYTNKQIPIIASGGIFSGLDALEKIEAGASVCQLYSCLVFNGMKSAVQIKRELNHLLYQRGYYNLKEAIGRKHSKS, from the coding sequence atgatTTCCAAATTGAAACCTCAATTTATGTTTtcacaaaaaaaacatattttaaGTTATAGTAGAAAGGATGTTTTAAAATTACTTGAACAGAAGTTTTATTATACTAACAAAAAGAAAGAGagtaataatatgaacaatgAATCTTTATTAAgattattaatatatgatagatattataattataataataataagatagattctaataataattatattaagtgtaagaaaatattaagtACTGATACgaaatataattattcacctatatgtaaatataataagaaaataaatgatatatcaTATTTCTCTGTACCTTTTAAGATTAATATAAGAAATTTAGGTACCTCTAATTTTGTAAAGAATAAGAAAGATGTAATAgataatgattatatttatgaaaatataaaaaaagaaaaatctaagcataaaaaaataatatttttattatttgtttcaTTATTTGGATTATATGGATTTTTTGAATCTTATAATCctgaattttttttatatgatatatttttaaaattctgtttaaaatatattgatgGTGAAATATGTCATGACCTTTTTTTACTACTaggaaaatataatatattaccATATGATACTAGTAATGATAGTATATATGCAAGTGCAAATATTAAACATCTAGATTTTATAAATCCATTTGGTGTAGCTGCAGGATTTGATAAGAATGGTGTATGTATAGATagtatattaaaattagGTTTTTCATTTATTGAAATTGGCACAATAACTCCTAAGGGTCAGAAGGGTAACCCCAAACCACGTATTTTTAGAGATGTTGAATCTAGAAGTGTTATAAATTCGTGTGgttttaataatatgggTTGTGACAAAGTAACAGAAaatttaatacattttcGTAAAAGAcaagaaaaagataaattattaaGTAAACATATTGTAGGTGTGAGTATAggtaaaaataaagatacTGTTAATATTGTAGATGATCTAAAATAttgtattaataaaataggAAGATACGCTGATTATATAGCTATTAATGTAAGTTCCCCAAATACACCTGGGTTAAGAGATAATCAAGAAGCTGggaaattaaaaaatataattttaagTGTAAAACAAGAAATAGataatttagaaaaaaataatattgtgaatgatgaaaaaacttataatgaagataaaataggagaaacaaaaaattttaataaaaataatagtGACATAATGAAAGATTCTAATGATAAAGTCTTATGGTTTAATACTACAAAAAAGAAACCCTTGGTTTTTGTTAAGTTAGCTCCAGATCTTAACcaagaacaaaaaaaagaaatagCTGAAGTATTACTAGAAACTAATATAGATGGTATGATTATTTCTAATACTACGACACAAATAAATGACATAAAAAgttttgaaaataaaaaaggagGTGTTAGTGGAGCTAAACTAAAAGATATATCTACAAAATTTATAAGTGAAATGTATaattatacaaataaacaaataCCCATTATTGCTTCAGGAGGAATATTTAGTGGATTGGATGCTTTAGAAAAAATTGAAGCGGGTGCTTCAGTTTGTCAATTATATTCTTGTCTGGTTTTTAATGGTATGAAATCAGCTGTTCAAATTAAAAGGGAATTGAATCACTTACTTTATCAAAGGGGTTATTACAATTTAAAGGAGGCCATTGGCCGAAAGCATAGCAAAAGTTAA
- a CDS encoding trophozoite exported protein 1, whose translation MSNKKRSKNENDESTSLPLENSELLIEYIHNLKNCLNVYRREIQEKNKYISIIKNDLSFHECMLTNVNVVWSVFNNDLLNFICNNEKKEENEEGEDTQKKRNIGDEINEYNNIIKLQNDEHIKDNNVIKEDLEDEANQKFLMKSPYYNIENFLQVFLKYINKKKKKKKVKDEGKKEKNEEKKNEYDEEEEDEEDEEEEENENKEDEEFFKTFVSFDLYHNENEKNIFYDKNLVKREKDNMDDAPRNNNMCDSDNKCDNYDIYNEGREMLDQVKSYSGDEKVNRSDNAKSYDYVKNKSEEKEEKKNVVNNKKRSLECNPNEVKRICSSLEEKIGTVESVKVKEYNELDNEKAEKNQNDDNTICNYLSNNKGENIMEKEDKSYYKMNNKNYTNEEDKKTKQINLDYLKKKIKCNQDLFEETIQKCFLINLKKTLNLINQIMYLKNVECRKYNLDYIRKINYEKCFYYKNYVEIKKKINELKKDNESLKIQVDRLEKKKATLIYKLNNDNIRKHILDDNIKNYQNSIDNRKVSYFEEGDSSYKRNNKNDLTDNDNSDDDNNNYNSDDNYNSEDNENNNRNYKFHNKHKKDSLNENGVKKNCLNVCHKINSDSNIFVHVENIITKQNIIHSEPFRNLLKESNELYIILKEKEKENIILKNEILKMENKKDEEYEQLLNSTIEDKKELTRSIKELEVNMMTCNMEKDKISNKVNTLEYEINVLKNIDKNQTMQLQQKESDILKMKLYIEKLKLSEKNLKDKIILLENEKDKKILSPVNMIDNSFNDGSICEEGGRIHLTDIQNDSDDKKRFNELFIENQKLKEELNKKKNVEEELCSLKKNYNIINEEIEEITKEFEKKQEQVDEMILQIKNKELELLDKFNNKINKAYVEEKLKELKNTYEEKMKHINNIYKKHDDFVNIYLNLFFQARKNTVLSDSQREEQMNLFIKLKDKYDIIFQKKIELTDILKNVYDCNKKLIGHCQDLEKENSTLQNKLSNEIKNSKMLSKNLSKNSDDHLLIEENNELRRRLICSVCMENFRNYIIIKCGHIYCNNCIFNNLKTRNRKCPQCKVPFDKKDLQKIFLD comes from the coding sequence atgagTAATAAGAAAAGAAGCAAAAATGAAAACGACGAATCTACATCATTACCCTTAGAAAATTCCGAGTTATTAATCgaatatatacataatttaAAGAACTGTTTAAATGTATATAGGAGAGAGATccaagaaaaaaataaatatattagtatcataaaaaatgatttaaGTTTCCATGAATGTATGTTAACAAATGTAAATGTTGTATGGAGTGTGTTTAATAACGATTTATTAAACtttatttgtaataatgaaaagaaagaagaaaatgaagaagGGGAGGacacacaaaaaaaaagaaacataGGTGATGAgataaatgaatataataatataataaaattacaAAATGATGAACATATAAAAGACAATAATGTAATTAAAGAAGATCTCGAAGATGAGGCCAATCAGAAATTTTTGATGAAATCACcttattataatatagaaaattttttacaagtatttttaaaatatattaataagaagaagaaaaagaaaaaggTAAAGGATGAAGgtaaaaaagaaaaaaatgaggaaaaaaaaaatgagtacgatgaagaagaagaagacgaagaagatgaagaggaggaagaaaatgaaaataaagagGATGAAGAATTTTTCAAAACATTTGTATCATTTGATTTGTATcataatgaaaatgaaaagaatatattttatgataaaaatttaGTTAAAAGAGAAAAGGATAATATGGATGACGCTCCACGTAATAACAATATGTGTGATAGTGATAACAAGTGTgataattatgatatatataatgagGGAAGAGAAATGTTGGATCAGGTTAAATCATATTCGGGTGATGAAAAAGTAAATAGAAGCGATAACGCTAAATCTTATGattatgtaaaaaataaaagtgaagaaaaagaagaaaaaaaaaatgtggtaaataataaaaaaagaagtTTGGAATGTAATCCAAATGAAGTTAAAAGAATTTGTTCCTCTTTAGAAGAGAAGATAGGAACTGTTGAAAGTGTAAAAGTAAAGgaatataatgaattaGATAATGAAAAGGCTGAAAAAAACcaaaatgatgataatacCATTTGTAATTATCtttctaataataaagGTGAGAATATAATGGAAAAGGAAGATAAATCATATTATAAgatgaataataaaaattatacaaatgaagaagataaaaaaacaaaacaaataaatttagattatttaaaaaaaaaaatcaagTGTAATCAAGACCTTTTTGAGGAGACGATACAAAAATGTTTTTTGATAAATTTAAAGAAGACATTAAATCTTATAAACCAAATtatgtatttaaaaaatgttgaATGCAGGAAATATAACTTAGATTACATAcgaaaaataaattatgaGAAATGTTTctattataaaaattatgttgagataaaaaagaaaataaacGAATTAAAAAAGGATAATGAAAGTTTAAAAATTCAGGTGGATAGACtagagaaaaaaaaagctacattaatatataaattgaataatgataatattcGCAAACATATTCttgatgataatattaagaaTTATCAAAATAGTATTGATAATAGAAAAGTAAGTTATTTTGAGGAAGGGGATAGTTCATATAAAcgtaataataaaaatgatcTTACAGATAATGACAATAgtgatgatgataataataattacaatagtgatgataattataatagtGAAGAcaatgaaaataataatcgtaattataaatttcaTAATAAACATAAGAAAGATTCTTTGAATGAAAATGgtgtaaaaaaaaattgcTTAAATGTATGTCACAAAATTAACAGTGattcaaatatttttgttcatgttgaaaatattataacaaaacaaaatattatacatagTGAACCATTTCgaaatttattaaaagaatctaatgaattatatattatattaaaagagaaagagaaagaaaatattattctaaaaaatgaaatattaaagatggaaaataaaaaggatgAAGAATATGAACAGTTATTAAATAGTACTATTGAAGACAAGAAGGAATTAACTAGAAGTATTAAAGAATTAGAAGTAAATATGATGACATGTAATATggaaaaagataaaataagTAATAAAGTGAATACATTAGAATACgaaataaatgtattaaaaaatattgacAAGAACCAAACCATGCAATTACAACAAAAGGAAAgtgatatattaaagatGAAGTTGTATATTGAGAAATTAAAATTGTCTGagaaaaatttaaaagataaaattatattattagagaatgaaaaggataaaaaaatattgagTCCTGTAAATATGATAGATAATTCGTTTAATGATGGATCCATATGTGAGGAAGGAGGAAGAATTCACCTGACAGATATTCAAAATGATagtgatgataaaaaaaggTTTAATGAGTTATTTATAGAAAACCagaaattaaaagaagaattaaacaaaaaaaaaaatgtagaAGAGGAATTATGCAGcttaaagaaaaattataatataattaatgaagaaatagaagaaataacaaaagaatttgaaaaaaaacaaGAACAAGTTGATGAAATGatattacaaataaaaaataaagaattagAATTATTGgataaatttaataataaaataaataaagcGTATgtagaagaaaaattaaaagaattaaaaaatacttatgaagaaaagatgaaacatataaataatatatataaaaaacatgatgattttgttaatatttatttaaatttattttttcaagCAAGAAAAAATACAGTACTTTCTGATAGTCAAAGAGAAGAACAAatgaatttatttataaaattaaaagataaatatgatatcatatttcaaaaaaaaatagaattaacagacattttaaaaaatgtttatgattgtaataaaaaattaatagGACATTGTCAAGATttagaaaaagaaaattcTACTCTTCAGAATAAATTATCTAAcgaaataaaaaattcaaaaatGTTATCAAAAAATTTATCTAAAAATTCTGATGATCATTTATTAattgaagaaaataatgaattaaGAAGAAGATTAATTTGTAGTGTATGTATGGAAAACTTTAGgaattatattattatcaaatgTGGTCATATTTATTGTAACAATTGTATATTCaataatttaaaaacaaGAAATAGAAAATGCCCACAGTGTAAAGTACCatttgataaaaaagatCTACAAAAAATTTTTCTTGACTGA
- a CDS encoding cation/H+ antiporter — protein MVMGRVRATSYVRRTISQPLNKNVPPMKNMKNVNGLKDTNLIRNRNLHLQLLCNNKMPNGMYDDELIKDYGLQESLPFYYPRKSDIYGIQNMLNSKLNILLIFVPIGLLSHLFGFKDIYIFFFNFMALIPLSALMGHVTEDLALHTGEIIGGLLNATFGNLMEMIFSIQALNAGLINVVQGTLLGSILSNLLLVLGMSFFAGGLYHHIQKFNEKGATCSTSLLLLSSLAITIPTVSSFTTNNNLDVILKVSRITAVLIFVTYCLFLLFQLYTHISLFQDKEMTEEIPQLSVIAGSIFLILITILVSIHSEFLIYSIDSVIKYYNISENFIGVILLPVVGNATEHLTAVTVAMKNKVDLTMGVAVGSSAQIALFVVPVTVLFGWILNKPMTLAFSPLSTVILVISVIVTMAIVQDGESNWLEGVLLISAYLIVGVVFWFDTS, from the coding sequence ATGGTTATGGGTAGAGTTCGTGCGACGTCTTATGTAAGGCGTACAATTTCACAACCcttaaataaaaatgtaccccctatgaaaaatatgaaaaatgtAAATGGACTTAAGGATACTAATTTAATAAGAAATAGAAATTTACATTTACaattattatgtaataaCAAAATGCCAAATGGTATGTATGATGatgaattaataaaagatTATGGTTTACAAGAATCATTACCTTTTTATTATCCTAGAAAATCAGATATTTATGGAATACaaaatatgttaaatagtaaattaaatatcttattaatatttgtaCCTATAGGATTATTAAGTCATTTATTTGGttttaaagatatatatatttttttttttaattttatgGCTTTAATACCTTTATCTGCTCTTATGGGTCATGTAACTGAAGATTTAGCTTTACATACAGGAGAAATTATTGGAGGATTATTAAATGCTACTTTTGGCAATTTAATGGAAATGATTTTTTCTATTCAAGCTTTGAATGCTGGATTAATTAATGTTGTTCAAGGTACTCTTCTTGGAAGTATACTATCTAATTTACTTTTAGTCTTAGGTATGTCTTTTTTTGCAGGAGgtttatatcatcatataCAAAAATTTAATGAGAAAGGTGCAACATGTAGTACATCccttttattattatctagTCTAGCTATAACTATACCAACTGTATCATCATTTACaactaataataatttagaTGTTATCTTAAAAGTATCAAGAATAACAGCTGTCTTAATATTTGTAACATATTGCTTATTTCTACTTTTTCaattatatacacatatttCTCTATTCCAAGATAAAGAAATGACTGAAGAAATTCCTCAATTATCTGTTATAGCAGGATCaatctttttaattttaattacTATCTTAGTAAGTATCCATTCAGAATTCCTTATTTATTCAATAGATTCAgttattaaatattataatatatcagAAAATTTTATAGGAGTTATACTTTTACCTGTTGTTGGTAATGCTACAGAACATTTAACAGCTGTTACTGTTGCaatgaaaaataaagtTGATTTAACTATGGGTGTAGCTGTTGGGTCCTCTGCACAAATAGCTCTATTTGTTGTACCCGTAACTGTATTATTTGGATGGATATTAAACAAACCCATGACTCTAGCCTTTTCTCCACTTTCTACTGTCATTTTAGTCATATCTGTTATTGTTACTATGGCTATAGTACAAGATGGAGAAAGTAATTGGTTAGAAGGAgttttattaatttcaGCTTATCTTATTGTTGGTGTTGTTTTCTGGTTTGATAcatcataa